From Pseudanabaena sp. BC1403, the proteins below share one genomic window:
- the folP gene encoding dihydropteroate synthase has product MNPSTTKTANSTKLTNWKIRDRQFIWGARTYLMGVLNLTPDSFSDGGQFNSRDEALKQVAQMLPYIDILDIGGESTRPNALPVSAEEECDRILPIIQAIRETYPNLPISVDTVKASVAKAAITAGADMLNDVSSGRFDPEMLPLAGKLQVPIFLMHMQGEPRTMQENPRYRNVVDDVKQFLADAILVAKACGVPKHLIAIDPGIGFGKTLDHNLKILKNLRSFKEISAPLLLGVSRKSFIGKLSDRPDPNDRLYGTIAACSSCIAGGADILRVHDPKEIFDACRVSDAIFR; this is encoded by the coding sequence TTGAATCCAAGCACAACTAAGACTGCCAACTCAACTAAATTAACTAACTGGAAAATTCGTGATCGTCAGTTTATTTGGGGTGCTCGCACATACCTAATGGGTGTTTTGAATCTTACGCCCGATAGCTTTAGCGATGGCGGTCAATTTAACTCACGGGATGAGGCACTGAAACAAGTCGCGCAGATGTTGCCCTATATCGACATACTCGATATTGGTGGTGAATCGACTAGACCTAATGCTCTGCCAGTTAGCGCCGAAGAAGAATGCGATCGCATTTTGCCAATTATTCAAGCCATTCGCGAAACCTATCCCAACTTGCCGATTTCCGTTGATACAGTCAAGGCAAGTGTCGCAAAAGCCGCGATCACCGCAGGAGCAGATATGCTCAACGATGTTTCCTCTGGGAGATTTGATCCTGAAATGCTACCTCTAGCGGGAAAGTTGCAAGTACCAATTTTTTTAATGCATATGCAAGGTGAACCACGCACTATGCAAGAAAACCCTCGCTATCGCAATGTGGTGGATGATGTTAAGCAATTTCTCGCTGATGCAATTTTGGTCGCCAAAGCTTGCGGTGTTCCTAAACATTTAATTGCGATCGATCCAGGGATCGGCTTTGGTAAAACTCTTGACCATAATCTTAAAATTTTAAAAAATTTGCGCAGCTTTAAGGAGATCAGCGCACCTCTATTGCTGGGCGTATCTCGCAAAAGCTTTATTGGTAAGCTTAGCGATCGCCCAGATCCTAATGATCGCCTGTATGGAACGATAGCCGCTTGTAGTTCTTGTATTGCAGGTGGCGCAGATATCTTACGAGTACATGATCCCAAAGAAATATTTGATGCTTGTCGCGTCAGTGACGCAATATTTCGATAG